The DNA region CGCATCTTCTCCGCCTGACGGTATACCGCCGTCTGCATTTCATCCGCGCTGTCGCGCGTCACCTCAAAGTCCGGCATCGTCAGCAGGGAGATTTCATCCTCCCCCGCGTTATAGCCCCCGCCAATGTCCGAGTGCGCCCCCGGCAGCGGCAGCGCCGGCCACATCCCCGCGATGCTGTTCAGGCTGAAGTTATACCGGCACTCGTGCATCGCGCTTATCTGAAACACCTTCTGCGCCACTGAGGGACGCAGCTCGAGATTCACCCCGGGGTTGCTGCGCCCGTTAACGCCGTAGAAGTTCAGCAGGCTCCCGATGGCCGCCACCGTGTCAAACAGCCCCAGAAAGCGCACCTCTCCTGCCGGTTTCCCGTGGTGCCCCGCCATATCGAGCCCGCTATCTATCGCTGCCGCTATCGCCGCGTCCTGGTTCATAACCCGGTTGGCAAAATGCCGCGCCGCCGCCGCACCGCGGCTGAATCCGAACACATCAAACTGCACCTTCGCGATCGCAACTTTGTCACGGTTAAGTTTGATAAAGCGGGTCAGCTCTGCGCTGATCTTGTCCAGTGCCTCATCGGTCTTCGTCACCACCCCTTCAAACTGCCGGATAAGGCTGCTCCCCAGCGCCTTCCCCAGCATCGAATCACTTTCCCCGTCCGCCGTCCCGATGCCGCTGACGTAGGCTTTGACCTGCGCCTCTCTCTCACTGTCGTTGAGTTCATCACTGAGCTGATAAAGATCGTAAAGCCGTGAAATATTGGTGTGACCGCCCTGCCAGCTGGCGTTACCCAGCCCGGCTCTGGCGCGCTCTTCATACTTCGCGCACGCCCTGGCACGCTCCTCGCCAACCAGATTGGCGCAGTGGGCATATGCCAGCCGCAGATCGTCTGCGTTCGCCCGGTTATTCCCCGTACCGTCAAAGAACACCCCCACCGTCAGCGTTATCCCCCTGACCGGCACCCGCCGGCACTGGACGGTTTTAAAGCTGTTGTGAACACTGGTCCGGTGGGTGCTGTCTCCGATAACTTCATACCGGTAATAGCAGGTGTCGCCCGGCACGTCTTTTTCATCTTCGATCATAAAAAATCCTTTTTATCTGAAAGGCTAAATCAGGAGCATCATACCCCCGTCCGCCCTTAACCCAAATCAGGCCGCTACAGCTCCAGCGACGGCCCCGGTACTCCCGCTCTTTCACCAGCGCCTTCTGGCGCTGCTCATGCACCACCTGCGCACGTGCGGCCGCCACCTTGTACTCGTGCCGCTGCACTACCGGCTCAAACGACTCAATTGCCCGCTCAAGCGCTCTACCTGCTGACTCAAGTGCATGACCTGCCCGCTCAGCCGCTCGTTATCCCGTTGCATAAGACCACATATCGTCCGCAATTCCCCAAAGGCGCTCTCCCACTCGTCCAGCCTTTGCGAGTAGTCCTGCTGTAGCTGCTCTAATGCGCTCAGCAACTGCGTTTCCAGCTCTGTCATGCTCCGTTACTCCTTCATCAGCTTCACCGCGTTCCGCTTCCCGTTGTCCACCGTCCAGCCCGCTTCGGCTTTCATGCCCTTCGGCAGCACCAGAAAACGTCCGTTGCTCGTCACGCCCCACGTCTTCGCGTTCACCTTCTCCAGCATGGCATTCTGCGCCGCGATGTCTTCCAGGTTCGACGCGATTTTCCAGCTCAGCAGCCACAGCACGCCCCCGCACGTCCCGGCCAGCAGCAGCGAGGTCATCACTGCGGAGTTATTCAGGATGGCACCGTTCTGCGCGACATCGAACTGCTGATACTGGTTATGCGAGATAACTGCCTGATTCGGCGCAGTAATATTGACCTGCGGCAGCCCGTTCTGCGTAGCGATGACGTCTGGTCGCTGACCGGGCATCGCACTATTGTCCGCCACAATGCCGTTTGCCAGTGCTGGCCCGGCACACAGCGCCAGTCCAGGCAGCCACGTCGTGCGGCGTTACGTGACCCAGAGACGCGGCGCGCCATTGCCACGGCTCTGGCCGGGTTCCGTGCTGCAACTGCGGGCAAGTTCTGACACCACCCGGAGCTCACCATGGGTCCGGCTGAAGATAATGCGATAGCAATGTTTATTCATGGGTCACATCCGTGTGAAAGTCAGAAGTTCAGCCAGCGGGATCGCCCGCTTTATTGGTCAGATTTCCAGGTTAACGCTGAAACCCGCCGTCGCGCCTGATGTATGAAAACCCGCCGGTTTATAGAGCGGCACGCCCGCAAACAGGTCGTAGCTGAACCAGCCCCAGATTGAGCCGCACCGATCTGCCTTCATGCCAGTTGACCTGCAGATCGCTGGTCGCTTCCTGCTCGCCCGGCACGATCTTAATGTCGGCACTGGCGCTGGGCACCCGCTTAAAGTTCTCCAGACCCTGCTCAATATCCCGCAGATTCAAAATATCGCCCGATGACGCCGGAACGGCATTCCACAGCCGTCCGCGCCAGGAAACAGGTTCTTCGAAGCGAATCTGTCCGATGCGGCCAGGCTGCAGCGTCAGCGTTAATACTCCTTTGGTCAGATCCTGTTCCTGCGCCATTACACGGGTCGTGACATAGCCTCTGGCAAGAATCGCATTCTGCACTTTGTTGATGATCAGCGTGATGCCCTGCCCGCCCAGACAGCGGCCTTTAGCGTCGGCGGCAGCATCAAGTGCCCACTGAAAACGGCTGGCTGCTTCGCTCGTCAGGGCGATCTGATTAATGGCAA from Pantoea deleyi includes:
- a CDS encoding T6SS phospholipase effector Tle1-like catalytic domain-containing protein, producing the protein MIEDEKDVPGDTCYYRYEVIGDSTHRTSVHNSFKTVQCRRVPVRGITLTVGVFFDGTGNNRANADDLRLAYAHCANLVGEERARACAKYEERARAGLGNASWQGGHTNISRLYDLYQLSDELNDSEREAQVKAYVSGIGTADGESDSMLGKALGSSLIRQFEGVVTKTDEALDKISAELTRFIKLNRDKVAIAKVQFDVFGFSRGAAAARHFANRVMNQDAAIAAAIDSGLDMAGHHGKPAGEVRFLGLFDTVAAIGSLLNFYGVNGRSNPGVNLELRPSVAQKVFQISAMHECRYNFSLNSIAGMWPALPLPGAHSDIGGGYNAGEDEISLLTMPDFEVTRDSADEMQTAVYRQAEKMRQALYSLPALKYLMPHGEVETKMISWPLVNQNKARAFIFEKNVGAAVFMTRRAVPNDWEKVSLRVMLDAAQDAGVMFAPILSSNKELALPSELLPLCDKAIAQGRAVRRGAEPEGFTEEEMRTIGRYLHCSANWNIDSDLSLWVSPSSGEVFLRNNYAPTDERSFVWPMAPGKGWVRTVWRMDDQQQWEDRARANADALDGLF
- a CDS encoding MbeD family mobilization/exclusion protein, whose product is MTELETQLLSALEQLQQDYSQRLDEWESAFGELRTICGLMQRDNERLSGQVMHLSQQVERLSGQLSRLSR